The following coding sequences are from one Carassius auratus strain Wakin chromosome 15, ASM336829v1, whole genome shotgun sequence window:
- the scn4ba gene encoding sodium channel, voltage-gated, type IV, beta a — MELQHRRSLLHRCARSGDVVHAGLVVTLLIGVWYAQALEVNTGKVHFIEVMNGSSVLLPCTYASCIGIKNLYFNWQFKDNGTLIKLCEAIIPAEGVEPNVKVYHERVEFVGSSKQNNISILLHNVTFEDQGEYICFARNPKEKDRNHSAIFTLYVVDELREVDNTLTLIIVSVLGGVIGLIILIMVVKAVVLAILNKVQEKNKECLVSSSGNDNTENGLPGSKADSKPTPKA; from the exons ATGGAGTTGCAACACAGAAGATCATTACTGCACAGGTGTGCGCGGTCTGGTGATGTAGTCCACGCCGGTCTGGTCGTCACACTTCTGATTG GAGTGTGGTACGCTCAGGCACTGGAGGTAAATACAGGAAAGGTCCACTTTATAGAAGTGATGAATGGAAGTTCAGTGCTCTTACCCTGCACTTATGCCAGCTGCATTGGCATTAAAAACCTTTACTTCAACTGGCAGTTCAAAGACAATGGGACATTGATTAAG CTCTGTGAGGCCATCATCCCAGCAGAAGGAGTAGAACCTAATGTGAAAGTCTATCATGAGCGGGTGGAGTTTGTCGGCTCCAGCAAACAGAATAACATCTCAATCTTACTGCATAACGTCACCTTCGAGGACCAGGGAGAGTACATCTGCTTCGCCCGCAATCCCAAGGAGAAGGATCGCAACCATAGTGCCATTTTTACTCTTTATGTGGTGGACGAAT TGAGAGAGGTGGACAACACACTGACCCTCATCATTGTGTCCGTGCTTGGTGGAGTTATAGGTCTGATCATTCTCATCATGGTAGTGAAAGCTGTAGTCCTCGCCATTCTAAACAAGGTCCAGGAGAAGAA TAAAGAGTGCCTTGTGAGCTCTTCAGGGAATGACAATACAGAAAATGGCCTCCCGGGATCCAAAGCAGACAGCAAACCAACACCAAAGGCATGA